The genome window NNNNNNNNNNNNNNNNNNNNNNNNNNNNNNNNNNNNNNNNNNNNNNNNNNNNNNNNNNNNNNNNNNNNNNNNNNNNNNNNNNNNNNNNNNNNNNNNNNNNNNNNNNNNNNNNNNNNNNNNNNNNNNNNNNNNNNNNNNNNNNNNNNNNNNNNNNNNNNNNNNNNNNNNNNNNNNNNNNNNNNNNNNNNNNNNNNNNNNNNNNNNNNNNNNNNNNNNNNNNNNNNNNNNNNNNNNNNNNNNNNNNNNNNNNNNNNNNNNNNNNNNNNNNNNNNNNNNNNNNNNNNNNNNNNNNNNNNNNNNNNNNNNNNNNNNNNNNNNNNNNNNNNNNNNNNNNNNNNNNNNNNNNNNNNNNNNNNNNNNNNNNNNNNNNNNNNNNNNNNNNNNNNNNNNNNNNNNNtttgagtggttttgattagatcagagaccatggttgctaagtcagagtggttctgcttagaactctctgtctgttgctgagaggatgatggaaaaggcttgctattgctaaacctatttcttccaccattattgttgttgaaaccttgttgaggtctctgttgatctttccatgagagatttggatgatttctccatgaaggattataggtgtttccatagggttctcccatgtagttcacctcttccattgaagggttctcaggatcataagcttcttcttcagacgaagcttccttagtactgcctggtgtattttgcattccagacagactttgagaaatcatattgacttgctgagtcaatattttgttctgagccaatatggcattcagagtatccatctcaagaactcctttcttctgattactcccattgttcacaggattcctttcagaagtgtacatgaattggttatttgcaaccatttcaatcagctcttgagcttctgcaggcgtcttcttcNNNNNNNNNNNNNNNNNNNNNNNNNNNNNNNNNNNNNNNNNNNNNNNNNNNNNNNNNNNNNNNNNNNNNNNNNNNNNNNNNNNNNNNNNNNNNNNNNNNNNNNNNNNNNNNNNNNNNNNNNNNNNNNNNNNNNNNNNNNNNNNNNNNNNNNNNNNNNNNNNNNNNNNNNNNNNNNNNNNNNNNNNNNNNNNNNNNNNNNNNNNNNNNNNNNNNNNNNNNNNNNNNNNNNNNNNNNNNNNNNNNNNNNNNNNNNNNNNNNNNNNNNNNNNNNNNNNNNNNNNNNNNNNNNNNNNNNNNNNNNNNNNNNNNNNNNNNNNNNNNNNNNNNNNNNNNNNNNNNNNNNNNNNNNNNNNNNNNNNNNNNNNNNNNNNNNNNNNNNNNNNNNNNNNNNNNNNNNNNNNNNNNNNNNNNNNNNNNNNNNNNNNNNNNNNNNNNNNNNNNNNNNNNNNNNNNNNNNNNNNNNNNNNNNNNNNNNNNNNNNNNNNNNNNNNNNNNNNNNNNNNNNNNNNNNNNNNNNNNNNNNNNNNNNNNNNNNNNNNNNNNNNNNNNNNNNNNNNNNNNNNNNNNNNNNNNNNNNNNNNNNNNNNNNNNNNNNNNNNNNNNNNNNNNNNNNNNNNNNNNNNNNNNNNNNNNNNNNNNNNNNNNNNNNNNNNNNNNNNNNNNNNNNNNNNNNNNNNNNNNNNNNNNNNNNNNNNNNNNNNNNNNNNNNNNNNNNNNNNNNNNNNNNNNNNNNNNNNNNNNNNNNNNNNNNNNNNNNNNNNNNNNNNNNNNNNNNNNNNNNNNNNNNNNNNNNNNNNNNNNNNNNNNNNNNNNNNNNNNNNNNNNNNNNNNNNNNNNNNNNNNNNNNNNNNNNNNNNNNNNNNNNNNNNNNNNNNNNNNNNNNNNNNNNNNNNNNNNNNNNNNNNNNNNNNNNNNNNNNNNNNNNNNNNNNNNNNNNNNNNNNNNNNNNNNNNNNNNNNNNNNNNNNNNNNNNNNNNNNNNNNNNNNNNNNNNNNNNNNNNNNNNNNNNNNNNNNNNNNNNNNNNNNNNNNNNNNNNNNNNNNNNNNNNNNNNNNNNNNNNNNNNNNNNNNNNNNNNNNNNNNNNNNNNNNNNNNNNNNNNNNNNNNNNNNNNNNNNNNNNNNNNNNNNNNNNNNNNNNNNNNNNNNNNNNNNNNNNNNNNNNNNNNNNNNNNNNNNNNNNNNNNNNNNNNNNNNNNNNNNNNNNNNNNNNNNNNNNNNNNNNNNNNNNNNNNNNNNNNNNNNNNNNNNNNNNNNNNNNNNNNNNNNNNNNNNNNNNNNNNNNNNNNNNNNNNNNNNNNNNNNNNNNNNNNNNNNNNNNNNNNNNNNNNNNNNNNNNNNNNNNNNNNNNNNNNNNNNNNNNNNNNNNNNNNNNNNNNNNNNNNNNNNNNNNNNNNNNNNNNNNNNNNNNNNNNNNNNNNNNNNNNNNNNNNNNNNNNNNNNNNNNNNNNNNNNNNNNNNNNNNNNNNNNNNNNNNNNNNNNNNNNNNNNNNNNNNNNNNNNNNNNNNNNNNNNNNNNNNNNNNNNNNNNNNNNNNNNNNNNNNNNNNNNNNNNNNNNNNNNNNNNNNNNNNNNNNNNNNNNNNNNNNNNNNNNNNNNNNNNNNNNNNNNNNNNNNNNNNNNNNNNNNNNNNNNNNNNNNNNNNNNNNNNNNNNNNNNNNNNNNNNNNNNNNNNNNNNNNNNNNNNNNNNNNNNNNNNNNNNNNNNNNNNNNNNNNNNNNNNNNNNNNNNNNNNNNNNNNNNNNNNNNNNNNNNNNNNNNNNNNNNNNNNNNNNNNNNNNNNNNNNNNNNNNNNNNNNNNNNNNNNNNNNNNNNNNNNNNNNNNNNNNNNNNNNNNNNNNNNNNNNNNNNNNNNNNNNNNNNNNNNNNNNNNNNNNNNNNNNNNNNNNNNNNNNNNNNNNNNNNNNNNNNNNNNNNNNNNNNNNNNNNNNNNNNNNNNNNNNNNNNNNNNNNNNNNNNNNNNNNNNNNNNNNNNNNNNNNNNNNNNNNNNNNNNNNNNNNNNNNNNNNNNNNNNNNNNNNNNNNNNNNNNNNNNNNNNNNNNNNNNNNNNNNNNNNNNNNNNNNNNNNNNNNNNNNNNNNNNNNNNNNNNNNNNNNNNNNNNNNNNNNNNNNNNNNNNNNNNNNNNNNNNNNNNNNNNNNNNNNNNNNNNNNNNNNNNNNNNNNNNNNNNNNNNNNNNNNNNNNNNNNNNNNNNNNNNNNNNNNNNNNNNNNNNNNNNNNNNNNNNNNNNNNNNNNNNNNNNNNNNNNNNNNNNNNNNNNNNNNNNNNNNNNNNNNNNNNNNNNNNNNNNNNNNNNNNNNNNNNNNNNNNNNNNNNNNNNNNNNNNNNNNNNNNNNNNNNNNNNNNNNNNNNNNNNNNNNNNNNNNNNNNNNNNNNNNNNNNNNNNNNNNNNNNNNNNNNNNNNNNNNNNNNNNNNNNNNNNNNNNNNNNNNNNNNNNNNNNNNNNNNNNNNNNNNNNNNNNNNNNNNNNNNNNNNNNNNNNNNNNNNNNNNNNNNNNNNNNNNNNNNNNNNNNNNNNNNNNNNNNNNNNNNNNNNNNNNNNNNNNNNNNNNNNNNNNNNNNNNNNNNNNNNNNNNNNNNNNNNNNNNNNNNNNNNNNNNNNNNNNNNNNNNNNNNNNNNNNNNNNNNNNNNNNNNNNNNNNNNNNNNNNNNNNNNNNNNNNNNNNNNNNNNNNNNNNNNNNNNNNNNNNNNNNNNNNNNNNNNNNNNNNNNNNNNNNNNNNNNNNNNNNNNNNNNNNNNNNNNNNNNNNNNNNNNNNNNNNNNNNNNNNNNNNNNNNNNNNNNNNNNNNNNNNNNNNNNNNNNNNNNNNNNNNNNNNNNNNNNNNNNNNNNNNNNNNNNNNNNNNNNNNNNNNNNNNNNNNNNNNNNNNNNNNNNNNNNNNNNNNNNNNNNNNNNNNNNNNNNNNNNNNNNNNNNNagaatccaagagatatccacccaatctaaggtagaacggaggtggttgtcaggcacacgttcataggtgagaatgatgatgagtgtcacggatcatcacattcatcaagttgaagaacaagtgatatcttggaacaagaacaagcggaattgaatagaagaacaataataattgcattaatacaagaggtacagcagagctccacaccttaatctatggtgtgtagaaactccaccgttgaaaatacataagaacaaggtctaggcatggccgtgaggccagcctcccaatgatcaaaagatctaaagatcaaaagattccaaagatctgaagatgaaaatacaatagtaaaaggtcatacttatagagaactagtagcctagggtttacaaagatgagtaaatgacataaaaatccacttccgggcccacttggtNNNNNNNNNNNNNNNNNNNNNNNNNNNNNNNNNNNNactatcatatattgctggaaagcccaggatgtctactttccaacgccattgagagcgcgccaattgggcttctgtagctccataaaatctacttcgagtgcagggaggtcagaatccaacagcatctacagtcctttttagtctctgaatcagatttttgctcaagtccctcaatttcagccagaaaatacctgaaatcacagaaaaacacaaaaactcatagtaaagtccagaaaagtgaattttaactaaaaactaactagatcatactaaaaacatactaaaaacaatgccaaaaagcgtacaaattatccgctcatcaccctgCAACACTGCCAACGACAACCATCCATGATGAGTAACTATGCGAACGGATGGAACTTTTGTTTTCGCAAACAGATGAAAATTCTCTACCGACAGTTCCTCTGTTTGCATCACGAGTAAAGTTTCTGCGTTTGCTCCAGTGGTAGTGCATAGCTTCGGTACTGGCAGATGGAGAGAGGGATGGAAAGAGATCTGATGAGGGAGgagtgattttgaattttgaaatacaGTGGCCGCTAACAAATATTCATATTAGGGTTTTGTCATTCAATTTATATGTGCACAACAAAGTTTAAATTTGACATCTAAACAATTGTTATTTACTTTGATGCCCTTATCCTTTCACTGCGCCACATGTCGATTATAAAGGCTTCTTCAAACAGGTTGTGTCCCAAGATAGCTTCTTCAAGCTTAGCCTTTAGATAGATAGCTTGTGGGGACTCCAAAACTTCCAATCACTTTACTGATAGTTCTTCCTGAAAGCATGTATAATGTGATTAAAGAGATGAAAATAGTAAAAATGAAACAGTAAGCACCAAGTTTCTGAGAATCAATGAAACAATGAAAGGCCATCAAAGATTGCTTATCtctgattgaaaaattgaaaatttttttaatttttccacAGTGTGaaagcaaaaaaataattttcaaaataaccCAAAGGATAAAAAAGATAGATGTGGTTGAGGAAGCTAACCCAATCTAGACAACGTAGGAGGGTCCTTTTGCAAATTTTTGAGCTCCTTCAAGATGCGCTCCGACACCGTATCTGAACATTACATACATTAAAGTAATAGATCAAGAGTCATTCAAGCTGTAAACTGAATCTGAGATCCATTCTGAGTTCATTAACTGTGCTAAAGAAACACTTTCTCAGTTTCTTTGATTTTGCATAAACACAACAATTTGTGTAACTATTCTAactcttaaaatataaattacctGCAACACCGCCAACGACAGCCATCCATGATGGTTAACTGTGCGAACGGATGGAACTTTGGTTTTCGCGAACAGATGAAAAGTCTCTACCGACGGTTTCTCTGTTTGTATCATGAGCAAAATTTTTGTGTTTGCTCCAGTGAAAGTGCATAGCTTCGGCACTGGCAAATGGAGAGACGGGTGGAGAGAGATCTGATGAGGGAGGAGtgtttttggattttgaaatacAGTGGCTGCCAACAAATGTTCAGATTAGAGTTTTGTCATTCAATTTATATGTACACAATACAGTTTAAATTTGATATCTAAACAACTGTCATTTACTTTAATGTCCTTATTTTTTCACTACACCACATGTCGATTATAAAAGCTGGACACTTGTCGAACAATAAATCATGTACTGCTCTCCTATTATATACAGAAAGATAGTTCAATCCAGCTGCTGAATTTATCCGttagtattttttaacaatcaacacatattttcttaaaagaaaTGTTAGGAGGTcaatattttttgtcaatattattttgtttttatactGTTAGAATTTAAGGTTTAGaatttactatatatatacttttgttGGCTAAATAATGTTGGCCAAACTAAtacattttgttaattatatagcattgttcttttttttttaatattattcaatATAGCTTTCTTTCCATTAGTATTTCTTAACAACAAACAcgtattttctttgtttttataattaaaaattaacctaaatatataattaattcataatAACCTACATCACCAAAGAAGCCTAAGCACTAAGCATTTAATGGATATATCAAAGCTAAATGCATGCTTCACAGGAAATAGGAAAATGGAAACGGTGTTACACTACTGATTTTGACTTCGACATCACTAGCAGCTTCGAATTTCATGTAAATCTCAGTGCAAAAGGCTACCGTTCCTTGATATTCAGGTAAGGTTTCTAGACGATTCGAGTTTGAAATAACAATTTCAGTATCTTTCTTTTGGCTTTAATTTCTTGGGATATTGGCAACCAAGCTGATTTTATGGGGCAATAATTATTGTTTTGACAGCGGCGATCACGACttagttgttcctttcttgtcGACTCAAGCATGGATAAGAGCTCTAAACTACTCCATTCTCGATGATTGGAGGCCATGGCTTGTAAATGGCCAAGTTGCAGGGTATGCATGAATCTTTtagtctttatattttataataaagtgACAAATAAACTTCTGAATATTTACATTTTAAAGAAGCTAattttgaaagtaaaaaaaagtaccaataaaatattttactataataAATGTGGACaagttaatttaaattaagaCCTTATATCCTAATTATAGaggttaatttaaaaataatatgtttACATCTGTTAacgtaaaaaattttattcggtatttatttttcttcaagCACTAATATGTTCGAAATATAAATctttaaagatttatttatcactttactctttatgatataatatatattgaagCTAGTTTTATAGTGCTTATGTTTGTGGTTACTATGGTAGTTACCATTCTGTGTAAATTAAGttaataatcattttaattaaaGCTTATGACTATAACGATGTGAAGTTTACTGTGAGGGTATAGTGAGTTATTTTACCTACGAAGATCAGTGATATATGCAATATAGGTTTATAAAAGTATTAGATGCACATAAAAAATCAGTATCAAATCAGTcactatatatttatgtataaatatatgtgttatttatcttattttttatgtatattttatatttagataaatgctttaaattaataactgattttgtAGCTAATTTTTGGTGTACATGCAACAtgactaatatatatatttatttatttattcttccaACAATACATTAGTACCTGTATCTTATTTTTGCGTATTTGTTTTGTATAATCATTGAAAGGAATTGTTTAcataacattattatttttttggttttactaggtagacaatgacttttgtgaacaatgtgaacaatagaCTTTAGAATTgacctaataaaataaaaaaacatttcaCCTCTAAATTACCTCCTAAACTTTAATATTAGGATAACCATCCGCAtacctaatgaattgaacatccagcTATTGTTAACTGTGCATgaataaatcaaatcaaaagaaataaccattcaattaaaaatcaatataatcatctgcatacctattgaattgaacatccgacatatctattgttcacattatttagtATTCTCATCGTTTCTctatacttttcctttcttAAAACACTCCAAGACATTGAGCATGTATAGATAATTTGTCTCTTGAACAGGTTTACAAGGACTTACTCAAATCAAATGACGTTTGCAACTGTGAaggtaaagaaaaaaaacattaattctttaatttagataaaaaaagtacttttttttcttttgtagtgTCTCTCTATTTTGGAAATTTgtccatttcttttttttcttcatatgtAATAATAGGGTGGAGGGCATACAGCTGCTGAGTACAAACCAGATGAATGTTTAGCCATGTTCTCTAGGTGGCTCTCTAATGTCCCTTTATGactttaataactaaaatgttACAAAACTAGTTACACATGAGATGATGCTCATTCATCTATGACTagtaaaatatcaaataatataatgtgTAACTATTCTGTGTACTAAGTGTTCAACTATATTCTATACCAATAGAGAAATTTCATCCCTATTGTGGAGAACTATTGTCTCCCGAATCCTAAGGAACAAAATAATTGCTACTTTATTAGAAGAATTTCAACAGATGGGATTATAGGATTGCTAATATGAAACTGAACTGCAGAATTATGCAGCAAAAAAGATGGAAAGAAACAGAGAAAACTAAGATGATTTTGTATTGATAAGAGTTGTAATTCACACTAGTATTTGAGTATATCTCAATCTATCTAGTATCTATCActcaaaagacaaaattatcTAGAGATCACAGACTAACAAATTACAATTTTGACTTGTTCCTTAAGTCAACAATCTGTTAAATCAGTGACAACCATATTAACTTATGTGACCCCCATTATGAAAGCAACTAAGATTCTTGGgttgcaagaaacaagaatgaaagaaaaacagcaagaAGTTTATCAAGGA of Arachis duranensis cultivar V14167 unplaced genomic scaffold, aradu.V14167.gnm2.J7QH unplaced_Scaffold_175925, whole genome shotgun sequence contains these proteins:
- the LOC107472063 gene encoding putative serine carboxypeptidase-like 52, producing the protein MHASQEIGKWKRCYTTDFDFDITSSFEFHVNLSAKGYRSLIFSGDHDLVVPFLSTQAWIRALNYSILDDWRPWLVNGQVAGFTRTYSNQMTFATVKGGGHTAAEYKPDECLAMFSRWLSNVPL